A stretch of the Bacillus sp. B-jedd genome encodes the following:
- a CDS encoding ABC transporter permease, giving the protein MFLAWQEIKKNKLRFTLITGVLMLVAYLVFFLSGLATGLASLNREAVDKWDASAIILTKDSDKSLYQSFMSMNQLKDINAKKTAVIGQLNTIASNGDNKQNISLFGINKDEFLMPNVTEGRQFKKENEVIADDSLKDNGFKLGDRLSLSSSDQQLIIVGFTNNSRFNAAPVLYSNLSTYSQVKFSDAAEKNKDQINGIVVQDDSISNLTDNDELEAIEIETFIESLPGYTEQKLTLNFMIYFLFGISSIIVAIFLYVLTVQKISMFGVMKAQGISSTYLSSSVVAQTFILAFIGTMLGFILTIISGIFLPAAVPVSFNLALMLFYGVILMLVATAGAVFSVLTIVRIDPLKAIGG; this is encoded by the coding sequence GTGTTTTTAGCATGGCAGGAAATTAAAAAGAATAAACTTCGTTTTACCTTGATTACAGGAGTTTTAATGCTCGTTGCCTATCTCGTATTCTTTCTGTCGGGACTTGCAACCGGGCTTGCCAGTCTGAATAGAGAGGCCGTTGATAAATGGGACGCATCAGCGATTATCCTCACTAAAGATTCAGATAAAAGCTTGTACCAATCTTTCATGTCAATGAATCAACTAAAGGACATTAACGCAAAAAAAACAGCTGTTATCGGCCAATTAAATACAATTGCCAGTAACGGCGACAATAAACAAAATATCTCTCTTTTTGGAATTAACAAAGATGAATTTCTGATGCCAAATGTAACGGAAGGAAGACAGTTCAAAAAAGAAAACGAGGTTATTGCTGACGATTCCCTAAAAGATAATGGCTTCAAATTGGGGGATAGGTTATCTCTATCATCCAGTGATCAACAGCTGATTATTGTTGGATTTACCAATAATAGTCGTTTCAATGCTGCACCAGTTCTGTATTCAAACCTCTCAACCTATAGCCAAGTCAAATTCAGTGATGCAGCTGAAAAGAACAAAGATCAGATCAATGGGATTGTTGTTCAAGATGATTCTATTTCCAACCTCACCGATAATGATGAGCTGGAGGCCATAGAAATAGAAACATTTATCGAAAGTTTACCTGGCTATACAGAACAAAAACTTACATTGAATTTCATGATTTACTTTCTCTTTGGTATTTCATCGATTATAGTTGCCATTTTCTTGTATGTTTTGACGGTCCAGAAGATTAGTATGTTCGGAGTTATGAAGGCTCAAGGGATATCAAGCACATACTTATCAAGTTCTGTGGTCGCTCAAACCTTTATATTGGCGTTTATCGGGACAATGCTAGGATTTATCTTAACCATCATTTCAGGAATCTTTTTACCAGCAGCTGTTCCTGTTTCATTTAATTTGGCCTTAATGCTATTCTATGGCGTAATCCTGATGCTTGTAGCAACTGCTGGTGCTGTCTTTTCAGTTTTAACAATAGTTAGAATTGATCCACTGAAAG